A portion of the Xylanivirga thermophila genome contains these proteins:
- a CDS encoding aspartate aminotransferase family protein codes for MDTQYIMGLDGKYYINTFGKRLPIVVTHGEGCILYDINGNPYIDFLAGIAVNSLGYNHPAIIKAVTGQAKKIIHTSNIVYNIPQAELAKLLVENSCGDRVFFANSGAEANEAAIKLARKYFSDQNMNKYEIITASNSFHGRTLATIAATGQSKYQDPFKPLPTGFKHVPYNDLEAVKMAITDKTCAVMIEPIQGEGGIIEGTFEYIRGLENLCKKHNILLIFDEVQTGIGRTGKLFAYEHFDVKPHIFTLAKGLGGGIPIGAVVVQDKIAKSFTPGDHGTTFGGNPLCCAASYAVLNTILQDGFLNDVSKKGIYFKNELIKLKKEHKAIKDVRGKGLMLGLELNNDISGRQMVEDVLKYGILINCTGHNTLRFVPPLIIDYKEIDVLVQVLDKVLPY; via the coding sequence ATGGATACACAATATATTATGGGGTTGGATGGAAAATACTACATCAATACATTTGGAAAACGCCTACCCATAGTCGTAACCCATGGTGAAGGATGCATTCTATATGATATAAACGGAAACCCATATATAGATTTTCTGGCAGGTATAGCTGTAAACAGCCTTGGATATAACCATCCAGCCATAATAAAAGCGGTAACAGGCCAGGCTAAAAAAATAATACATACCTCGAATATAGTATACAATATTCCACAGGCTGAACTGGCAAAACTATTGGTGGAAAACAGCTGTGGAGATAGGGTATTCTTTGCAAACAGTGGTGCAGAAGCAAATGAAGCTGCCATAAAACTAGCTAGAAAATACTTTAGCGATCAAAACATGAATAAATATGAAATAATCACTGCATCAAATTCGTTTCATGGTAGAACACTTGCCACTATAGCAGCTACCGGCCAATCAAAATATCAAGATCCCTTCAAGCCCCTTCCCACAGGGTTTAAACACGTACCCTATAACGATCTTGAAGCCGTTAAAATGGCCATAACAGACAAGACATGTGCTGTAATGATCGAGCCTATTCAAGGGGAAGGTGGGATAATAGAAGGTACTTTCGAATACATAAGAGGCCTTGAAAACTTATGCAAAAAACATAATATACTTCTCATCTTCGATGAAGTGCAGACAGGTATTGGCCGAACAGGCAAATTATTTGCATATGAACATTTCGATGTAAAACCCCATATATTTACCTTGGCCAAGGGATTAGGTGGTGGAATACCTATAGGAGCAGTGGTCGTTCAAGATAAAATAGCAAAATCGTTCACACCAGGAGATCATGGCACTACGTTTGGTGGAAATCCACTATGCTGTGCAGCTTCTTATGCAGTTTTAAATACAATACTACAGGATGGTTTTCTAAACGATGTATCAAAGAAAGGTATATATTTCAAGAATGAACTTATTAAGCTAAAAAAGGAGCATAAGGCAATAAAGGATGTGCGGGGTAAAGGACTCATGTTAGGACTAGAACTTAACAATGATATCTCCGGTAGACAAATGGTAGAGGATGTACTTAAATATGGTATTTTAATAAACTGTACAGGACATAACACCCTAAGATTTGTTCCTCCCCTAATAATAGACTATAAGGAAATAGATGTATTAGTGCAAGTACTCGATAAAGTGTTGCCATATTAA
- a CDS encoding putative polysaccharide biosynthesis protein yields the protein MKNRYNKTSLIYGTIMLTLTNVFVRALGFAYRIFLSRKLGSYSMGVFQLIFPIYFTAISIISSGLPIAVSRLVAEQKAIGGRYSIKKFMQKAFILTAFISIILFLLLISSINLISSKILNDSRTRIPLFILSPDIVIIAMKSVFKGYFYGLNDITPPAMSEIIEQLIRMGISIGLLYLLWPLSNEQIIYISTFSMVMGELLSLLYLHYKYGNQETRSKVEHSNNKSPYTAKDIINIALPITAIRLLSSIMSSINSILIPNRLIVSGITNRDAVSLYGIISGMVLPLLFLPFPMISALSTLIIPNLSEDMANRNFKNLQIKINKTLAITSITAFMATGILVALGEPIGILLYEQSKVGEILIPLSCFLIFPCLQQSLSSTLHGIGKQNIASINAIIGNSIELLCIYFLIANPEFRIKGFIIAFVISSAITAILNLIQVIRISKLHINFLDIFIKPAFSACIMLSITRFLFNSLSSTLCLPMTNIIISGLTGCIIFLISLWATGAIPSFAIKNFFRENFKKGIA from the coding sequence TTGAAAAATAGGTATAATAAAACATCTCTTATATATGGAACTATAATGTTAACGTTGACAAATGTATTTGTAAGAGCACTAGGATTTGCATATAGAATATTTCTCAGTCGTAAACTAGGCTCTTATAGTATGGGGGTATTTCAACTTATTTTCCCCATATATTTTACCGCCATAAGCATAATATCCTCAGGACTTCCCATTGCTGTCTCTCGACTGGTGGCAGAGCAAAAGGCAATAGGCGGTAGGTATTCCATAAAAAAGTTTATGCAAAAAGCCTTTATACTGACAGCTTTTATATCAATAATTCTATTTCTATTACTAATTTCAAGTATCAATCTAATAAGCAGTAAGATACTTAACGATTCCAGAACTAGAATACCCCTTTTTATACTGTCCCCCGACATAGTAATAATCGCCATGAAATCTGTATTCAAAGGATATTTTTATGGTTTAAATGATATAACTCCTCCCGCCATGTCTGAAATAATAGAACAGCTCATTCGAATGGGTATATCCATAGGACTATTATATCTTCTATGGCCTCTATCCAACGAACAAATTATATATATATCTACATTTAGTATGGTAATGGGCGAACTCCTAAGCCTACTCTATTTGCATTACAAGTATGGAAATCAAGAAACTAGAAGCAAAGTTGAACATTCCAATAATAAAAGCCCATATACGGCAAAAGATATAATAAATATTGCCCTGCCCATAACTGCAATAAGGCTTTTATCAAGTATTATGTCGTCTATAAACTCCATATTAATTCCAAATCGCCTTATAGTATCCGGAATAACAAATAGAGATGCTGTATCCTTGTATGGCATAATATCAGGCATGGTACTGCCTCTATTGTTCCTGCCATTTCCTATGATAAGCGCCCTATCTACCCTTATAATACCCAATCTATCAGAGGATATGGCAAATAGAAACTTTAAAAATCTACAGATAAAAATAAACAAAACTCTCGCTATAACATCCATAACTGCATTTATGGCCACTGGTATACTAGTAGCCCTCGGGGAACCCATAGGTATTTTGTTATATGAACAGTCTAAAGTAGGAGAAATTTTAATTCCCCTGTCATGTTTTCTTATCTTCCCATGTCTCCAGCAAAGTCTAAGCAGTACTTTGCACGGCATAGGTAAACAAAATATTGCATCAATAAATGCCATAATCGGCAACAGTATAGAACTACTATGTATTTATTTTTTAATTGCCAATCCAGAATTTCGTATAAAAGGATTTATAATAGCCTTTGTCATAAGTAGTGCCATAACCGCTATTTTAAACTTGATACAAGTAATAAGAATAAGCAAACTGCATATAAATTTCCTAGATATTTTTATAAAACCGGCTTTTTCAGCATGTATAATGCTTTCCATAACCCGTTTTCTATTCAATTCGCTGTCTTCCACCTTATGTCTTCCTATGACTAATATAATCATATCGGGATTGACAGGATGCATAATATTCTTAATCAGCCTATGGGCTACCGGGGCTATACCCAGTTTTGCTATTAAAAACTTTTTTAGGGAAAATTTCAAAAAAGGTATTGCATAA
- the tnpA gene encoding IS66 family insertion sequence element accessory protein TnpA, which produces MKEDERKLWTERINDYRSSGLTAVKWSEVNNLSVHKLRYYINKFNKENKLESNGTSSEIKWVPIVA; this is translated from the coding sequence ATGAAAGAAGATGAAAGGAAACTCTGGACTGAAAGAATAAATGACTACAGATCTAGTGGTCTGACAGCTGTGAAGTGGTCTGAAGTAAATAACTTATCTGTACACAAACTTAGATACTACATAAATAAATTCAATAAGGAAAACAAGCTAGAATCTAATGGAACATCTAGCGAAATAAAATGGGTACCTATTGTTGCCTAA